One window of the Lytechinus variegatus isolate NC3 chromosome 3, Lvar_3.0, whole genome shotgun sequence genome contains the following:
- the LOC121411519 gene encoding uncharacterized protein LOC121411519 yields MPLETYSAINAKLFVKRTYTNILLEFYCSTLPLLKKYVLVFQKKETQIHKLHDEVVDLTKSFLACYLKPEALMSDSQLKKVDVASEANFLNLQDMFIGTKAETILSKHVKKEDRKDFLTQAQKAYIAMAKCLQQKLPLTNKVLMRVSAGPPCQRSYPSTIHESTAKALAHSLGRG; encoded by the exons ATGCCATTAGAGACATACAGCGCAAT TAATGCCAAGCTATTTGTTAAACGCACATACACAAACATACTACTGGAGTTCTATTGCAGCACCTTACCACTTCTGAAGAAGTATGTACTTGTGTTCCAAAAGAAGGAAACACAAATACATAAGCTACATGATGAGGTTGTTGACCTAACAAAGTCATTCTTGGCATGCTACTTGAAACCAGAAGCACTCATGAGTGACAGCCAGCTGAAAAAAGTAGATGTTGCCAGTGAAGCAAATTTTCTCAATCTGCAGGACATGTTCATTGGTACAAAGGCAGAAACAATACTTTCAAAACATGTGAAGAAAGAGGATAGGAAAGACTTTCTCACTCAAGCCCAGAAAGCCTACATCGCAATGGCGAAATGCTTGCAACAGAAACTGCCTTTAACAAACAAGGTTTTGATGCGTGTCAGCGCTGGACCCCCTTGTCAGAGGTCATACCCAAGCACGATACATGAAAGTACTGCCAAGGCACTTGCCCACAGTCTTGGGAGAGGAtga
- the LOC121411518 gene encoding histone acetyltransferase type B catalytic subunit-like, with protein sequence MAGAVANNMDSMRSALEEFICRANDVIEMKLVRSKEDIEDSTRSFTPTFTHQIFGDNETVFGYKGLKVQLYLSAAKLTHYLTYTFEEKVNPKKFEGVQADPILKPIVEKLEITPMDNLDRFVMSLEDDVGFQPMGDLLHSYSITDEAQGTSRHFEIYKSSIMTPGFREYHSHLQTLLWWFVDGSSYIDVDDERWMYYTIFERYPYEGTKRYTTAGYSTVYRYYAYPDKIRPRISQALILPPFQRQGHGARFLETMYADFRTFPEILDITVEEPSEDFVRLRDFVDCRACAKLPAFSSESLVKGFCSAMEKEALDKLKLNKKQVRRVYEILRLKATDYSNATQARDYRLDVKKRLNIPFQKQKADYEKLKKVLKPEELTAAEEGTSLEERHQTLEKWYQHLLEDYRKVLDRLSMCD encoded by the exons gTGCTGTAGCTAACAATATGGATAGCATGAGGAGTGCATTGGAGGAGTTTATTTGTAGAGCTAATGATGTCATAGAAATGAAATTAG TCCGCTCTAAGGAGGATATTGAGGATTCTACAAGGTCATTTACTCCTACCTTCACCCATCAAATCTTTGGTGACAA tGAAACAGTCTTTGGATACAAAGGATTAAAAGTACAGTTGTACCTGTCAGCCGCTAAGCTAACACATTATCTCACATACACATTTGAAGAGAAAGTCAATCCTAAGAAATTTGAAGGTGTGCAG GCGGATCCTATTCTCAAACCCATTGTGGAGAAGCTGGAGATAACACCCATGGATAACCTAGATCGGTTCGTGATGAGCCTGGAGGACGACGTCGGCTTCCAACCGATGGGCGACCTTCTCCATTCTTACTCCATCACAGACGAAGCTCAGGGCACCTCAAGGCATTTTGAGATCTACAAGAGTAGCATCATGACGCCAGGGTTTAGGGAGTATCACTCGCACCTACAAACATTGCTATGGTGGTTTGTGGATGGATCCTCCTACATTGATGTGGATGACGAGAGATGGATGTACTACACAAT CTTTGAACGATATCCCTATGAAGGAACAAAGCGATACACGACAGCAGGCTACTCAACGGTGTACAGGTATTATGCCTATCCTGACAAGATCAGACCTAGGATTAG TCAAGCCCTGATCCTCCCTCCATTCCAAAGACAAGGCCACGGAGCTCGATTCTTAGAGACCATGTATGCAGATTTCAGGACATTCCCTGAGATTCTTGATATCACAG TTGAAGAGCCATCCGAGGATTTTGTGCGACTAAGAGACTTCGTTGACTGCAGGGCCTGTGCTAAACTCCCTGCCTTTTCATCGGAGAGCCTTGTCAAAGGATTCTGCAGTGCCATGGAGAAGGAAGCTCTTGATAAGCTCAAGCTAAATAAG AAACAAGTTAGGAGGGTTTACGAGATCCTACGGCTCAAAGCGACAGACTACAGTAACGCAACGCAAGCTAGGGACTACAGACTTGATGTCAAAAAGAGACTCAATATTCCATTTCAA AAACAAAAGGCTGATTATGAGAAGCTCAAGAAGGTCCTGAAGCCAGAGGAATTGACGGCAGCGGAAGAGGGCACCAGCCTGGAGGAGAGACACCAGACCCTTGAGAAATGGTACCAGCATCTCCTCGAGGACTACCGAAAGGTCCTGGACCGTCTCTCAATGTGCGACTGA